A portion of the Pagrus major chromosome 8, Pma_NU_1.0 genome contains these proteins:
- the cav2 gene encoding caveolin-2 translates to MGLEKEKSDTSIIMDEDEFNRSIEPILSKKGKLYTAAPDRDPNDINAHLKIGFEDVIAEPISTHSFDRVWIGSHAAFELVKFIFYRVLTTLLAVPMAFILGVVFGVLSCIHIWLVMPVIQCFLMLLPSVQVVWRSLTDMFITPLFHSMGKCLSSIHVKTSEN, encoded by the exons ATGGGTCTGGAAAAGGAGAAATCGGACACCAGCATCATTATGGACGAAGATGAGTTTAACAGGTCGATAGAGCCCATTCTGTCGAAGAAGGGGAAGCTGTATACGGCGGCGCCGGACCGAGATCCAAACGATATCAACGCGCACTTGAAG ATCGGTTTTGAAGATGTCATCGCGGAGCCCATCTCCACACACAGCTTCGACAGAGTGTGGATAGGAAGCCACGCCGCCTTCGAGCTGGTCAAATTCATCTTTTACCGCGTGCTGACTACGCTGCTGGCCGTGCCCATGGCTTTCATCCTCGGAGTGGTGTTCGGGGTGCTCAGCTGCATCCACATCTG GTTGGTGATGCCGGTGATCCAGTGCTTCTTGATGCTCTTACCATCGGTCCAGGTGGTGTGGAGGAGTCTGACAGATATGTTCATAACGCCGCTCTTCCACAGCATGGGAAAGTGCCTGTCCTCCATTCACGTGAAGACCAGCGAGAACTGA